A region from the Geobacter benzoatilyticus genome encodes:
- the resB gene encoding cytochrome c biogenesis protein ResB — protein sequence MTTSDRGFLQTLWDFFCSVKLAIFLLILLAATSIIGTIIPQGTPPPEYLQTISEGKYKIYQALGFFDMYHSWWFILLLYLFTVNIVACSIKRLPRVWKIISEPVLVMDDSFEKTLSLTHDVKMNGDAASLRDKMAAFLKGEFSEPVITERDGEYHLFAQKSPYSRLGVYVVHLSIVVIFIGALIGSFFGYKAYVNIVEGTGTSVVYNRAGQKPIDLGFTVRCDDFSVSFYETGAPKEFKSLLTVIDDGKVVVEKRPTIVNDPLSYKGITFYQSSYGPAGEEGLYHFTVRERKGGEPVRLSLHQGERKLLPDGSSMQVLEAAQEVSQFMPQFSGAAARIEVTPKGGGEPQAFVVFKNYPEFDAQRGADLIFTYDGSDEKMFTGLQVAKDPGVWVVWTGCFLMVAGCCMAFFMSHKRIWIRVRKGQVTLGGSANKNQPGFQLAFDGLVEKLKQL from the coding sequence TTGACAACCAGCGATCGCGGCTTTTTGCAGACCCTGTGGGATTTTTTCTGTTCTGTCAAACTCGCCATTTTCCTCCTCATCTTGCTGGCGGCCACTTCAATCATCGGCACCATTATCCCGCAGGGGACCCCGCCCCCTGAATATCTTCAGACTATTAGCGAGGGGAAGTACAAGATTTACCAGGCCCTGGGCTTTTTCGACATGTACCACTCCTGGTGGTTCATCCTTCTACTCTATCTCTTTACGGTCAACATCGTCGCCTGCTCCATAAAGCGCCTGCCGCGGGTCTGGAAGATTATCTCCGAGCCGGTTCTGGTTATGGATGACAGCTTCGAGAAAACCCTGAGCCTCACCCATGATGTCAAAATGAACGGTGATGCGGCTTCGCTCCGGGACAAGATGGCCGCTTTCCTGAAGGGTGAATTCTCTGAGCCGGTGATTACCGAGCGTGATGGCGAGTACCACCTGTTTGCCCAAAAGAGCCCCTACAGCCGGCTGGGGGTTTATGTTGTCCATCTGAGCATCGTGGTCATATTTATCGGGGCGCTGATCGGTTCTTTTTTCGGGTACAAGGCCTATGTGAATATTGTCGAGGGAACCGGCACATCGGTTGTCTACAACCGTGCGGGACAGAAGCCCATTGATCTCGGCTTCACCGTACGGTGCGATGATTTTTCGGTTTCATTCTACGAAACAGGTGCTCCCAAGGAGTTCAAGAGCCTGCTGACCGTCATTGACGACGGCAAGGTTGTGGTCGAAAAGCGGCCGACCATTGTCAATGATCCGCTCAGCTACAAGGGAATAACCTTCTACCAGTCGAGCTACGGCCCGGCGGGCGAAGAGGGGCTCTATCATTTCACGGTTCGCGAGCGCAAGGGAGGCGAGCCGGTCAGGCTGTCGCTGCACCAGGGGGAGCGGAAGCTCCTTCCCGATGGTTCTTCAATGCAGGTGCTGGAGGCTGCCCAAGAGGTAAGTCAGTTCATGCCCCAGTTCAGTGGCGCTGCCGCTCGCATTGAGGTTACGCCCAAAGGGGGAGGTGAACCCCAGGCGTTCGTCGTTTTCAAGAATTACCCCGAGTTTGATGCCCAGCGTGGGGCTGATCTGATCTTTACTTATGATGGCTCTGACGAGAAGATGTTCACCGGCCTTCAGGTGGCCAAAGACCCGGGGGTCTGGGTCGTCTGGACCGGCTGTTTCCTGATGGTGGCCGGCTGTTGTATGGCATTTTTCATGTCCCACAAGCGCATCTGGATCCGGGTGCGCAAAGGGCAGGTAACCCTTGGCGGCAGCGCGAACAAGAACCAGCCGGGCTTCCAGCTTGCCTTTGATGGGCTGGTCGAAAAACTGAAACAACTGTAA
- a CDS encoding cytochrome c7, with amino-acid sequence MKRIIASLALTVFCAGFAFAADEIVFKAKNGDVNFPHKMHQQAVGNCKKCHEKGIGKIEGFGKELAHSKGCKGCHEEMKKGPTKCGECHKK; translated from the coding sequence ATGAAAAGAATCATCGCTTCTCTCGCCCTGACCGTTTTCTGCGCCGGTTTCGCCTTTGCTGCCGACGAAATCGTTTTCAAGGCCAAGAACGGGGATGTGAATTTCCCGCACAAGATGCACCAGCAAGCGGTTGGCAACTGTAAGAAATGCCACGAAAAGGGCATCGGCAAGATCGAGGGCTTCGGCAAAGAGCTGGCCCACAGCAAAGGGTGCAAAGGCTGCCACGAAGAAATGAAGAAGGGGCCGACCAAGTGCGGCGAGTGCCACAAGAAATAG
- the purE gene encoding 5-(carboxyamino)imidazole ribonucleotide mutase: MNGPQVLIVMGSDSDVAIMEEAAKVLDEFGVAWEMRVASAHRSPKKAAALASGAAGRGVKAIIAGAGMAAHLAGVIAADTVLPVIAVPIPGGALNGVDALYAMVQMPGGIPVATMAIGKAGAKNAGLLSVQIIALGDSALTAKLQEYKQTMADEVEAKDRALQERLGNS; this comes from the coding sequence ATGAATGGTCCGCAAGTGCTTATAGTTATGGGGAGCGATTCGGACGTTGCCATCATGGAAGAGGCGGCGAAAGTGCTTGATGAGTTCGGAGTAGCGTGGGAGATGCGGGTCGCGTCGGCGCACCGCTCACCCAAAAAGGCGGCAGCTCTTGCATCGGGAGCAGCGGGACGAGGGGTCAAGGCGATTATTGCGGGCGCGGGCATGGCCGCCCATCTGGCAGGCGTTATTGCCGCCGATACGGTTTTGCCGGTGATAGCCGTGCCTATTCCAGGCGGGGCGCTCAACGGTGTTGATGCTCTCTATGCCATGGTACAGATGCCGGGCGGGATTCCGGTTGCCACCATGGCCATCGGCAAGGCCGGAGCCAAGAATGCCGGACTCCTGTCGGTCCAGATCATAGCCCTGGGGGATTCTGCACTCACCGCGAAACTTCAGGAATACAAACAGACCATGGCCGATGAAGTGGAAGCAAAGGACCGGGCGCTTCAGGAACGCCTGGGCAATAGTTAG